A window of Chitinispirillum alkaliphilum contains these coding sequences:
- a CDS encoding Transcription regulator [contains diacylglycerol kinase catalytic domain]: MSSFDAIVLASDLAGELSRDPQLTHSALVPLFGKPMLDWVVDALRQSRQIESITVVGPEFLDELLSKRHIHKRISPAAATLSDFRSSPNRVDGYIIVPCEAVYLTSETIDKATEAFVNTGADMGIPYVLPEKFPSGMPLPLSTEVHSQRVIPGVVSFVKNPKLIPAAINKLVQFNREKKILSDAGVILPAIAAIEDSILERTDFRFELFRSDNPEVALLVRSNEELRHAARILPNPYTPKFKKVKLIANPKSGQGIKLPNFLQKAFGVRKRALDNISDPHLFLQRISQYLHEYGLTPEIEIGKSSEDASRIARDCARKKYDLVIAAGGDGTINAVINGLASSETAFGAIPLGTVNLFALQFNIPMEVRASCQVIAEGNIRTVDLGKADEHFFICLSGIGFDAFVIRNADTKLKKFLGVAAYILTGITKLPRYSFNPVKLYVETEDGIFQSKGYSVIIGNGKYYSANMLIAPQGKIDDGFFDVIIFKRKSIFSFFHYIREFRKGNLTEAANVEYYRCKKVWVLKHGRHYFHIDGEPLGRTPVNYTINPAALKVVC, translated from the coding sequence ATGAGCAGTTTTGATGCTATAGTGCTGGCATCAGATTTAGCGGGTGAACTGAGCAGGGATCCTCAGCTTACGCATTCGGCTCTTGTCCCGCTTTTCGGCAAGCCAATGCTTGATTGGGTTGTCGATGCTTTGAGGCAATCCAGACAGATAGAAAGCATAACCGTTGTAGGTCCTGAATTTCTTGATGAGCTTTTAAGTAAGAGACATATCCATAAGCGCATCTCCCCTGCAGCTGCGACACTAAGTGATTTTCGAAGTTCTCCGAACAGAGTGGATGGGTATATAATTGTACCTTGCGAAGCGGTTTATCTTACATCAGAAACCATAGACAAAGCTACAGAGGCATTTGTGAATACAGGGGCAGACATGGGTATACCCTATGTTTTGCCTGAAAAGTTTCCTTCAGGAATGCCTCTTCCCTTAAGTACCGAGGTACATAGTCAACGGGTTATCCCGGGCGTGGTTTCGTTTGTCAAAAACCCGAAATTGATTCCTGCAGCAATTAATAAACTGGTGCAATTCAACCGGGAGAAAAAAATTCTCTCCGATGCAGGAGTAATACTTCCGGCCATAGCAGCCATCGAGGACTCTATTCTTGAGCGTACAGATTTTAGGTTTGAACTTTTCCGATCAGATAATCCTGAAGTTGCCTTACTGGTCCGGAGCAATGAAGAGCTTAGGCATGCAGCCAGGATACTTCCCAATCCATATACCCCAAAGTTTAAAAAGGTCAAACTGATAGCAAATCCGAAATCGGGCCAGGGCATCAAGCTTCCCAATTTTCTTCAAAAAGCGTTTGGGGTCCGAAAACGCGCACTGGACAATATATCCGATCCACATCTTTTTCTTCAAAGAATCTCTCAGTATTTGCATGAGTATGGCTTGACTCCGGAAATAGAAATAGGAAAGAGCAGCGAAGATGCCTCCCGGATTGCCAGAGATTGTGCCCGGAAAAAGTACGATCTTGTTATTGCAGCCGGAGGAGACGGAACGATAAATGCAGTAATCAACGGTCTTGCATCGAGCGAGACAGCTTTTGGAGCAATACCTCTGGGAACGGTTAATCTGTTTGCTTTGCAGTTTAATATTCCCATGGAGGTCCGCGCCTCATGTCAGGTAATTGCAGAGGGAAACATCCGCACAGTGGATCTTGGTAAAGCGGATGAGCATTTCTTTATCTGTCTTTCAGGGATAGGGTTTGATGCCTTTGTGATCAGGAATGCAGATACCAAATTGAAAAAATTTCTTGGTGTTGCCGCTTACATACTGACCGGTATAACCAAACTCCCCCGTTATTCATTTAATCCTGTAAAACTTTATGTGGAAACTGAGGATGGAATATTTCAGAGTAAGGGTTATTCAGTTATCATAGGGAACGGCAAATATTACAGTGCCAATATGCTGATCGCTCCTCAGGGCAAAATTGATGATGGTTTTTTTGATGTTATAATATTCAAGAGAAAAAGCATATTCAGCTTTTTTCACTATATAAGGGAATTTAGAAAAGGTAACCTCACAGAGGCTGCAAATGTTGAGTATTACCGGTGCAAAAAGGTGTGGGTATTAAAACATGGACGCCATTATTTCCATATAGACGGCGAACCTCTCGGGCGCACGCCG